The proteins below are encoded in one region of Sulfitobacter sp. SK012:
- the trhA gene encoding PAQR family membrane homeostasis protein TrhA: MGYPFSKAETVADGAVHAAGLAFAIPATALLVMNTDNTWAVLLYGLCMVGAFAASAIYHMSPIDRTRPLLHRLDHAAIYFKIAGTYTPLVAVIGSGFAYGILGIVWALALIGAVAKLWFWKTDARGSLALYLGMGWLSVLLIVPMWKNLPGTALSLVVAGGLIYSLGTIVYARKSMPFHNAIWHGFVLIASICFFGAIALSV, encoded by the coding sequence ATGGGGTATCCTTTTTCCAAAGCTGAAACAGTCGCCGATGGGGCGGTACACGCCGCTGGGTTGGCTTTTGCTATTCCAGCGACCGCGCTGCTGGTGATGAATACAGACAACACATGGGCCGTGCTGCTTTATGGGCTGTGCATGGTCGGTGCCTTTGCGGCATCCGCGATTTATCACATGTCGCCGATTGACCGCACACGACCCTTGCTGCACCGCCTTGACCACGCCGCGATCTATTTCAAAATTGCCGGCACTTACACGCCGCTTGTCGCGGTTATCGGCTCCGGTTTTGCCTACGGCATCCTTGGAATTGTCTGGGCGCTGGCACTGATCGGCGCGGTGGCAAAGCTTTGGTTCTGGAAAACCGATGCGCGTGGATCGCTGGCTCTCTATTTGGGGATGGGTTGGCTTTCTGTTCTGCTGATCGTTCCGATGTGGAAAAACCTGCCCGGAACCGCGCTGTCTTTGGTAGTGGCGGGCGGCTTGATCTATTCGCTGGGTACCATTGTCTATGCACGCAAGTCGATGCCGTTTCATAATGCGATTTGGCACGGATTTGTGCTGATTGCGTCAATCTGCTTTTTCGGAGCCATCGCGCTGAGCGTCTAA
- a CDS encoding thiol-disulfide oxidoreductase DCC family protein: protein MNKPTDVLYNASCPVCRREVDHYAKLSAQAGLPITYDDLDDPVQLAKWGISAEDAAKRLHVRQDGQVYAGLPAFIVLWREIPRMRRIAKFFALPGVNRVAAWVYNTLLAPVLYRMHLRRSRE from the coding sequence ATGAACAAGCCAACGGACGTCCTTTATAATGCCTCCTGCCCAGTGTGCCGGCGCGAGGTCGATCACTACGCCAAGCTTAGCGCTCAGGCGGGGTTACCCATCACGTATGATGATCTCGATGATCCGGTCCAGCTGGCAAAATGGGGCATCAGCGCTGAGGATGCGGCAAAACGGCTGCATGTCCGCCAAGACGGTCAGGTTTATGCGGGGCTGCCCGCCTTCATCGTACTTTGGCGAGAAATCCCGCGCATGCGGCGCATTGCGAAGTTCTTTGCCCTGCCGGGTGTGAACCGCGTTGCAGCTTGGGTCTATAATACATTGCTGGCCCCGGTCCTTTACCGCATGCACCTGCGCCGCTCGCGCGAATGA
- a CDS encoding rhodanese-like domain-containing protein: protein MTAGTPQPAGKEPRLRKSRRGFLGLAVLLGGGVAAARWFNLGAEISNNSLSVSDAHDKALSGQIALIDIRRPDEWARTGIGASALPLDMRDPEFSDVLLAHVDNDLGASIALICARGVRSRGLAKRLTSTGFTHIIDVPEGMLGSGAGPGWIKAGLPVTHP, encoded by the coding sequence ATGACAGCCGGAACGCCCCAACCGGCTGGCAAAGAACCCCGTCTGCGTAAATCGCGGCGGGGTTTTCTTGGTCTTGCGGTATTGCTTGGTGGGGGTGTTGCAGCGGCACGGTGGTTCAATCTCGGGGCCGAAATCTCCAACAATAGCCTCAGCGTTTCGGATGCACATGACAAGGCATTGTCGGGGCAGATCGCGCTGATTGATATACGCCGCCCTGATGAATGGGCCCGGACGGGTATTGGTGCAAGCGCATTGCCCCTTGATATGCGCGACCCGGAATTTAGCGACGTTCTTTTGGCGCATGTCGACAATGACCTCGGGGCATCGATCGCGCTGATCTGTGCACGTGGCGTGCGGTCGCGCGGGTTGGCCAAGCGGCTGACATCAACAGGGTTCACCCATATCATTGACGTACCCGAGGGGATGCTTGGCTCCGGTGCCGGGCCGGGTTGGATCAAAGCAGGGCTGCCTGTTACACATCCGTGA
- the rimO gene encoding 30S ribosomal protein S12 methylthiotransferase RimO, producing MSTNPPNLRPDLAPKVRLDKSSPSDRPGQPTIGMVSLGCPKALVDSERILTRLRAEGYAISPDYAGADAVIVNTCGFLDSAKAESLDAIGEALTENGRVIVTGCLGAEPDYITGAHPKVLAVTGPHQYEQVLDAVHTAVPPSPDPFIDLLPAQAVSLTPRHYSYLKISEGCNHKCKFCIIPDMRGRLQSRPAHAVLREAEKLVAGGVKELLVISQDTSAYGVDIKHAEDRGHRAHITDLARDLGSLGAWVRLHYVYPYPHVRQLIPLMADGLVLPYLDIPFQHAHPDVLKRMARPAAAAKTLDEIDAWRDICPDLTLRSTFIVGYPGETETEFQTLLDWMDEAQLDRVGCFQYENVAGARSNDLPDHVAAEVKQERWDRFMEKAQAISEAKLAAKVGKVMDVIIDEIDDEAATCRTKADAPEIDGNLFIDEGFEGLSVGDIVTVEVEEAGEYDLWGAVKKP from the coding sequence ATGAGCACAAACCCACCAAACCTCCGCCCGGATCTCGCACCAAAAGTGCGGCTAGATAAATCGTCGCCCAGTGACCGCCCCGGCCAGCCAACAATCGGCATGGTGTCGCTTGGCTGTCCCAAGGCGTTGGTGGACAGCGAACGGATCCTGACGCGCCTGCGCGCCGAAGGCTATGCGATTTCGCCAGATTATGCGGGTGCAGATGCGGTGATCGTAAATACCTGCGGTTTCCTCGACAGTGCCAAGGCCGAAAGCCTTGATGCGATTGGCGAGGCGCTTACAGAAAATGGCCGGGTGATTGTGACAGGCTGCCTAGGTGCAGAACCCGATTATATCACTGGCGCGCACCCCAAGGTGCTCGCGGTCACAGGGCCCCATCAATACGAACAAGTGTTGGACGCGGTCCATACCGCTGTGCCGCCTTCTCCAGATCCCTTCATCGACCTGTTGCCAGCACAGGCGGTCAGCCTGACGCCACGACACTACAGTTACCTCAAGATTTCCGAGGGCTGTAACCACAAGTGCAAATTCTGCATCATCCCTGACATGCGCGGCCGCCTGCAATCGCGCCCTGCCCATGCTGTGCTGCGCGAAGCCGAAAAGTTGGTGGCGGGCGGGGTCAAAGAACTGCTGGTGATCTCTCAAGACACCTCGGCTTACGGCGTTGACATCAAACATGCCGAAGACCGTGGCCACCGGGCGCATATTACCGATTTGGCCCGTGATCTGGGGTCTTTGGGTGCTTGGGTGCGGCTGCATTATGTCTACCCTTACCCCCATGTGCGGCAGTTGATCCCGCTGATGGCCGATGGCCTTGTGCTGCCCTATCTCGATATTCCATTCCAGCACGCGCATCCTGATGTCCTCAAACGTATGGCCCGCCCCGCCGCCGCGGCCAAAACGTTGGACGAAATCGACGCTTGGCGCGACATTTGTCCGGATCTGACCCTGCGTTCTACTTTTATCGTCGGCTACCCCGGCGAAACCGAGACCGAATTCCAGACATTGCTTGATTGGATGGACGAAGCGCAACTCGATCGTGTCGGGTGTTTTCAGTACGAGAACGTCGCGGGCGCGCGCTCCAATGATTTGCCCGATCACGTCGCCGCTGAGGTCAAACAAGAACGCTGGGACCGCTTTATGGAAAAAGCGCAAGCCATCTCTGAGGCAAAGCTGGCCGCAAAGGTGGGCAAAGTGATGGACGTTATCATCGACGAGATTGACGACGAAGCAGCGACCTGCCGAACCAAAGCGGATGCCCCCGAGATCGATGGGAATTTGTTTATCGATGAAGGGTTTGAAGGGCTGTCAGTTGGCGACATCGTCACGGTCGAGGTTGAAGAAGCCGGCGAATACGATCTTTGGGGTGCTGTGAAAAAACCTTAG
- a CDS encoding universal stress protein yields the protein MRKFLVVLDDSRECLNAMRFAAMRASKTGGGVEVLAVIEPDEFNHWIGVSDLMRAEARERIEVHFEVFAKWMRDRQGIDPELVIREGNAAEEIMAQIAEDTEIGVLVLGAGTDKKGPGPLVTQLTRNAGTLPVPITIVPGDLSKERLEAIT from the coding sequence ATGCGTAAGTTTCTTGTGGTGCTTGATGACAGCCGAGAATGTCTAAACGCGATGCGATTCGCTGCGATGCGGGCGTCCAAGACCGGCGGCGGGGTCGAAGTCCTGGCGGTGATCGAGCCTGATGAGTTCAATCACTGGATTGGCGTTAGCGATTTGATGCGCGCCGAGGCCCGCGAACGGATCGAGGTCCATTTCGAAGTTTTTGCCAAGTGGATGCGCGATCGGCAGGGCATTGATCCTGAACTCGTCATTCGCGAAGGCAACGCCGCAGAAGAAATAATGGCTCAAATCGCTGAGGACACAGAAATCGGTGTGCTGGTTTTAGGGGCTGGAACCGATAAGAAGGGTCCAGGGCCGCTGGTTACGCAACTGACACGCAATGCAGGCACCCTGCCCGTTCCAATTACAATTGTGCCCGGCGACCTCAGCAAGGAACGTCTGGAAGCTATTACGTAG
- a CDS encoding YigZ family protein has protein sequence MRKLGVILTDKGSKYAVSGCPVRDRASIDAAVKSLRRDKAYAKATHNTWAAVLSQGGGIKADDGESGAGMIVIRMLEREDLLDHLIVVTRWYGGKHLGGDRFRHVQTCVRAYLDAQRDGSEKAD, from the coding sequence ATGCGTAAACTTGGGGTCATTTTGACCGACAAAGGCAGCAAATATGCGGTGTCTGGATGCCCCGTCCGCGACCGCGCTAGCATTGATGCTGCCGTCAAATCGCTGCGACGCGACAAGGCATATGCCAAGGCCACCCATAATACTTGGGCGGCGGTGCTGTCACAGGGGGGCGGGATCAAAGCTGATGACGGCGAATCCGGTGCGGGGATGATCGTAATTCGGATGCTGGAACGCGAAGACCTTCTGGATCATTTGATCGTGGTCACGCGGTGGTACGGTGGCAAACATTTGGGTGGTGACCGGTTTCGCCATGTCCAAACCTGCGTGCGCGCCTACTTAGACGCTCAGCGCGATGGCTCCGAAAAAGCAGATTGA
- a CDS encoding CBU_0592 family membrane protein has translation MSFMLFPHATAEMIGITGFALYVTTYTLLTLRIISGNSVKYFCMNLCSSSFVLIGLTSSFNLASALIQTFWISMSLIGIAIRLMRPTVPQVPHANVGA, from the coding sequence ATGAGCTTTATGCTTTTTCCGCATGCGACGGCCGAGATGATCGGCATCACCGGGTTTGCGCTCTATGTGACGACCTACACCCTGCTCACCCTGCGGATAATCTCGGGGAACTCGGTCAAGTATTTCTGCATGAACCTGTGCTCGTCCAGTTTTGTGCTGATCGGACTAACGTCCAGCTTCAACCTTGCCTCGGCCCTTATTCAAACGTTCTGGATCAGCATGTCGCTTATTGGTATTGCAATCCGCTTGATGCGACCGACGGTGCCTCAGGTTCCACATGCAAACGTTGGGGCCTAA
- a CDS encoding M48 family metallopeptidase, with protein MFIRTLGTLAAVVLLAACEVTTVSAPQGGPAGAPKLSGPTLTANQAARSFVRVVQLVEPVAERECRARTSRVNCDFYIVVDDRPGQPANAYQTLDKRGRPVIAFTLALIEDARNEDELAFVLGHEAAHHIAGHIGRQQQNAVAGAVIFAGLATLSGGDANTIRSAQELGAQVGARSYSKDFELEADALGTIITARAGFQPLRGAEFFTRIPDPGDRFLGTHPPNRDRLETVRRTVAGL; from the coding sequence ATGTTCATTCGCACGCTTGGCACACTTGCGGCCGTTGTCTTGTTGGCGGCCTGCGAAGTTACAACTGTCTCTGCGCCGCAAGGCGGGCCTGCGGGTGCGCCGAAGTTGTCTGGGCCCACGCTTACGGCAAATCAAGCGGCACGTAGTTTTGTGCGCGTGGTTCAATTGGTTGAGCCTGTGGCGGAGCGGGAGTGCCGTGCACGCACCTCGAGGGTCAACTGCGATTTCTACATCGTCGTTGATGACCGCCCCGGCCAACCTGCCAACGCTTATCAGACGCTTGATAAACGTGGCCGTCCGGTTATCGCCTTTACGCTGGCGCTGATTGAGGATGCACGCAACGAGGATGAACTGGCCTTTGTTCTCGGCCATGAAGCGGCGCATCACATCGCAGGCCATATCGGTCGCCAGCAGCAAAATGCTGTTGCGGGGGCTGTCATCTTTGCCGGGCTTGCAACCCTCAGCGGGGGCGATGCAAACACGATACGCTCTGCTCAAGAGCTCGGCGCACAGGTAGGTGCGCGCAGCTACTCCAAGGATTTTGAGTTGGAGGCAGATGCACTAGGAACGATCATCACCGCGCGCGCAGGCTTTCAGCCGCTGCGCGGGGCAGAGTTTTTTACCCGCATTCCCGATCCGGGTGACCGCTTTTTAGGCACACATCCACCCAACCGCGATCGGCTTGAAACAGTGCGCCGCACGGTCGCTGGGCTTTAG